One stretch of Catellicoccus marimammalium M35/04/3 DNA includes these proteins:
- a CDS encoding DUF2929 family protein codes for MRYLVILFWSLILGQVVGFIGAKLTMNAYAFIPTVIASIVVALIVMLIDAIAIPTPKKQ; via the coding sequence ATGCGCTATTTAGTAATCTTATTCTGGTCTTTAATTTTAGGCCAAGTCGTTGGATTTATTGGTGCTAAATTAACAATGAATGCCTATGCATTTATTCCAACAGTAATTGCTTCTATTGTTGTCGCTCTTATTGTTATGTTAATTGATGCAATTGCTATTCCAACACCAAAAAAACAGTAA
- the dnaE gene encoding DNA polymerase III subunit alpha, producing MIGSLQNFSSYSFLESPQSLERIIEVHKEYGYSAIALTDKDHLYGAYEWLKLAEKEKFTPLLGMTLTYIGMDEKEYELLFLAKNLTGLQQLFLLSEQRSQLGLVSLDQYASLKSEDYIVICPMVRGEFFSLLGQNQIDAIRQLHIYYEDIFGSLPFLGIAASQNENYEALHSFLEWNTWPIIACQSSTFFTEEDAELGVVLERMKQNHPYAKREMKESEFLWPKEKWIQFYRNQGWEEALENQKQFLSTHTLSYSVPKELFPTFPTLNGQKSEELLWAWCQEGKKRIPQWNQTYEERLYHEWKVITELHFSDYFLIIADVLTFCRAENIKTTPGRGSAAGSLVAYVLGITDIDPLVYHLLFERFLNKNRQGYPDIDLDFPDNRRNEVYQYMVQKYGYENVARIVTFNTFKAKQVIRDVAKACGNSLLEQNEWLERIRECEAKNRHHHWKLEEIYETSPYFRQYVNRSEKNKMIYRYACRLQDLPKNASVHAAGMIVTNRSLLTMIPTEALEEGVLCTQWPMKQLESLGFLKVDFLSLRNLTFLEKILSYLPSSFIVENIPLNDEKTYQAFARGWTEAIFQFESFGMKSLLQRFKPTSIEELSLVNALYRPGPSQFQNEIIARREGRKPYHIAPEFQAILQESYGLMIYQEQVMQVAQKYANYTLLEADHLRRVMSKKEEAAMKQEEIPFLEHAEKMGHSRENAKKIFDRIALFAGYGFNKSHAIAYSIFAYRLMYLKVHYPLAFYSAWLELNEGKSLDAIKEEWKFFQVHLLRPDINESIVENSLDKNGIRLGLSRIKGVSQNLAQKIVDTRKERGKYHSLEEVLSVIPEAQQVSVGEALIYSGALDDFHASRAQLIEELPSCITKMKYGIGLTLEEETITKEENFFYNALQEKKYLGMYLQSLPLTQAVDNLKRLQIQPLSQQKYELRFLAWIKEVKEIRTKKKEQMAMLTMEDVEGNTFQATIFTQEYLRYQHYIKEENILLVHGYWQVNQYGKKVILQKLWQYEDLLTALKGEKLYLRVNIKASLYPIYRLLQSNPGYLPVIIVPIDQNQGHLLPEIYWCNGNPDMIQDLQNNLGEENVKKQ from the coding sequence ATGATTGGTAGTTTACAAAATTTTTCAAGTTATAGCTTTTTAGAAAGTCCACAGTCCTTAGAGCGAATCATAGAAGTACATAAAGAATATGGATATTCAGCCATTGCATTAACAGATAAAGATCATTTATATGGAGCTTATGAGTGGTTAAAATTAGCCGAAAAAGAAAAATTTACCCCTTTATTAGGGATGACGTTAACCTATATAGGAATGGATGAAAAAGAATATGAACTTCTATTTTTAGCTAAAAATTTGACTGGATTACAACAACTTTTCTTATTAAGTGAACAACGAAGTCAATTAGGACTAGTCTCATTAGACCAATATGCTTCGTTAAAGAGTGAAGACTATATTGTAATTTGTCCTATGGTTCGTGGTGAGTTTTTCTCTTTATTAGGACAAAATCAAATTGATGCTATTCGTCAATTACATATTTATTATGAAGATATTTTTGGTAGTCTTCCTTTTTTAGGCATTGCAGCAAGTCAGAACGAAAATTATGAAGCATTACATTCTTTTTTAGAATGGAATACATGGCCAATCATTGCTTGTCAAAGTAGTACTTTTTTTACAGAAGAAGATGCAGAATTAGGGGTGGTTTTAGAACGAATGAAACAAAATCATCCTTATGCTAAACGTGAAATGAAAGAGAGCGAATTTCTTTGGCCAAAAGAAAAATGGATTCAATTTTATCGAAATCAAGGATGGGAAGAAGCCTTAGAAAATCAAAAACAATTTTTATCTACTCATACTCTATCTTATTCTGTACCTAAAGAACTTTTCCCAACTTTTCCAACTTTAAATGGACAAAAGTCAGAAGAACTTTTATGGGCTTGGTGTCAAGAAGGAAAAAAACGAATTCCACAATGGAATCAAACTTATGAAGAACGATTATATCATGAATGGAAAGTGATTACGGAACTACATTTTTCAGATTATTTTTTAATCATCGCGGATGTATTAACATTTTGTCGAGCAGAGAATATTAAAACAACTCCAGGAAGAGGATCAGCAGCAGGTTCTTTAGTGGCTTATGTATTGGGAATTACTGACATTGATCCACTAGTTTATCATCTTCTTTTTGAGCGCTTTTTAAATAAAAACCGACAAGGGTATCCTGATATTGATTTAGATTTTCCAGATAATCGACGAAATGAAGTATATCAATACATGGTACAAAAATATGGCTATGAAAATGTAGCACGGATTGTTACTTTTAATACCTTTAAGGCAAAACAGGTGATTCGCGATGTAGCGAAGGCTTGTGGAAATTCATTATTAGAACAAAATGAGTGGTTAGAACGAATTCGTGAATGTGAAGCCAAGAATCGCCATCATCATTGGAAATTAGAAGAAATTTATGAAACTTCTCCTTATTTTCGTCAATATGTCAATCGCTCTGAAAAAAATAAGATGATTTATCGTTATGCTTGTCGCCTACAAGATTTACCAAAAAATGCGAGTGTCCATGCTGCAGGAATGATCGTTACCAATCGCTCTTTATTAACGATGATTCCTACAGAAGCTTTAGAAGAGGGTGTCTTATGTACGCAGTGGCCAATGAAGCAACTAGAAAGTCTTGGTTTTTTAAAGGTAGATTTTTTAAGTTTGCGTAATCTTACTTTTTTAGAAAAAATTCTTTCTTATTTACCTTCTTCTTTTATTGTAGAAAATATTCCTTTAAATGATGAAAAAACCTACCAAGCATTTGCCAGAGGATGGACAGAAGCAATTTTTCAATTTGAATCCTTTGGTATGAAATCACTATTGCAACGATTTAAACCGACTTCAATTGAAGAATTATCCTTAGTAAATGCTCTGTATCGTCCAGGACCAAGTCAATTTCAAAATGAAATTATCGCTCGTAGAGAAGGAAGAAAACCTTATCATATTGCTCCGGAATTTCAGGCAATTTTACAAGAATCTTATGGGTTGATGATTTATCAAGAACAAGTGATGCAGGTAGCACAAAAATATGCCAATTATACTTTATTAGAAGCAGATCATCTACGCCGAGTGATGAGCAAGAAAGAAGAAGCAGCCATGAAACAAGAAGAAATACCTTTTCTTGAGCATGCTGAAAAAATGGGTCACTCTAGAGAAAATGCAAAAAAGATTTTTGATCGTATTGCCCTTTTTGCTGGATATGGTTTCAATAAATCTCATGCCATTGCCTATTCTATTTTTGCTTATCGCTTAATGTATTTAAAAGTACATTATCCTTTGGCGTTTTATAGCGCTTGGCTAGAATTAAATGAAGGAAAATCATTAGATGCAATTAAAGAAGAATGGAAATTCTTCCAAGTTCATCTATTACGTCCAGATATTAATGAAAGTATAGTTGAAAATTCACTAGATAAAAATGGAATTCGCCTAGGACTTTCTCGTATTAAAGGAGTTTCTCAAAATTTAGCGCAAAAAATAGTAGATACACGAAAAGAAAGAGGAAAGTATCATTCATTAGAGGAAGTGTTAAGTGTAATTCCTGAAGCACAACAAGTTTCTGTGGGAGAAGCACTTATCTATAGTGGAGCTTTGGACGATTTTCATGCTTCAAGGGCACAATTAATAGAAGAATTACCTTCTTGTATTACTAAAATGAAATATGGGATTGGACTAACTTTAGAAGAAGAAACAATCACTAAAGAAGAAAATTTTTTCTATAATGCGTTACAAGAAAAAAAATATTTAGGTATGTATTTACAATCTTTACCTTTAACACAAGCTGTTGATAACTTGAAGAGATTACAAATACAACCTCTTTCTCAACAAAAATATGAACTACGTTTTTTAGCCTGGATTAAAGAAGTAAAAGAAATTAGAACAAAGAAAAAAGAACAAATGGCAATGTTAACAATGGAAGATGTAGAAGGGAATACATTTCAAGCAACCATTTTCACTCAAGAATATTTACGTTATCAGCACTATATAAAGGAAGAAAATATTTTACTTGTTCATGGATATTGGCAAGTAAATCAATATGGGAAAAAAGTTATCTTGCAAAAATTATGGCAGTATGAAGATTTATTAACTGCATTAAAGGGAGAAAAATTGTATTTGCGAGTAAATATAAAAGCTTCATTGTATCCTATCTATCGTCTATTACAATCTAATCCTGGATATTTACCAGTTATTATCGTTCCGATAGATCAAAATCAAGGACATTTATTACCAGAAATTTATTGGTGTAATGGAAATCCAGATATGATCCAAGATTTGCAAAATAACTTAGGTGAGGAAAACGTGAAAAAACAATGA
- the pfkA gene encoding 6-phosphofructokinase: protein MKRIAILTSGGDAPGMNAAIRAVARKAMYEGLEVYGINYGYAGLVAGDIHRLDIADVGDKIQRGGTFLYSARYPEFAQREGQLKGIEQLKKFNIDALVVIGGDGSYHGAMRLTEHGYPTIGLPGTIDNDIPGTDFTIGFDTAINTVLESVDRIRDTATSHTRTFIIEVMGRGAGDIALWAGVAGGADDIIIPEHDFDMAHVAKRLKDGQERGKKHSIIMLAEGVMSGDEFAKKLAEHGDFDARVTVLGHVQRGGTPTARDRVLASKLGAYAVDLLLEGKGGLCVGIKDNKIVANDIIETLENDKHHPDMSLYQLNQEISN from the coding sequence ATGAAACGTATCGCTATTTTAACAAGTGGCGGAGATGCCCCAGGTATGAACGCTGCAATTCGTGCGGTTGCTCGTAAAGCAATGTACGAAGGATTAGAAGTATATGGAATTAACTATGGATATGCTGGATTAGTAGCAGGAGATATTCATCGTTTAGATATCGCTGATGTAGGCGATAAAATCCAACGTGGAGGAACATTCTTATATTCTGCACGTTATCCAGAATTCGCTCAACGCGAAGGACAATTAAAAGGAATTGAACAATTGAAAAAATTCAATATCGATGCTTTAGTAGTTATCGGTGGAGATGGTTCTTACCATGGTGCTATGCGCTTAACAGAACATGGTTACCCAACAATTGGTTTACCAGGAACTATTGATAATGATATTCCAGGAACAGACTTTACTATCGGATTTGATACAGCAATCAATACAGTATTAGAATCTGTAGACCGTATCCGTGATACAGCAACATCACATACACGTACATTTATCATCGAAGTAATGGGACGTGGTGCTGGTGACATCGCTTTATGGGCAGGTGTTGCAGGTGGTGCCGATGACATCATCATCCCAGAACATGACTTTGACATGGCTCATGTAGCTAAACGTCTAAAAGATGGTCAAGAACGTGGTAAAAAACATAGCATTATCATGTTAGCTGAAGGTGTAATGAGCGGAGATGAATTCGCTAAGAAATTAGCAGAACATGGTGATTTTGATGCACGTGTAACTGTATTAGGTCACGTACAACGTGGTGGTACACCAACAGCTCGCGACCGTGTATTAGCTTCTAAATTAGGTGCTTACGCTGTAGATTTATTATTAGAAGGTAAAGGTGGACTTTGCGTTGGTATTAAAGATAACAAAATCGTTGCCAACGATATCATCGAAACATTAGAAAACGATAAACATCATCCAGACATGAGTTTATATCAATTAAATCAAGAAATTTCAAATTAA
- the plsY gene encoding glycerol-3-phosphate 1-O-acyltransferase PlsY, with translation MKIILLFIVAYLLGSIPSGLWIGKFFFHIDLRKHGSGNMGTTNTFRVLGKKAGFVVFILDVAKGTIATLLPTFFHITTINPLWFGVCAIIGHTFPIFAHFKGGKAVATSAGMLLGYAPHFFLVAFLLFITIIYLTSMVSVASILCMIMVSIGSFIFPKYVPWILPHFNSLFSTIAIVLTIFIIYRHRDNIKRIMNGTENKVSFGLGYKKEKKKS, from the coding sequence ATGAAAATTATATTACTTTTTATTGTTGCTTACTTATTAGGTTCTATTCCTTCTGGATTATGGATTGGAAAATTTTTCTTCCATATTGATTTAAGAAAACATGGTAGCGGAAATATGGGAACCACGAATACCTTTCGTGTATTGGGAAAAAAAGCAGGATTTGTAGTATTTATTTTAGACGTAGCTAAAGGAACTATTGCGACTTTACTACCTACTTTTTTCCATATCACTACAATCAATCCACTTTGGTTTGGTGTTTGTGCAATCATCGGACACACTTTCCCTATTTTTGCTCACTTTAAAGGAGGAAAAGCAGTAGCAACAAGTGCTGGAATGTTATTAGGGTACGCCCCTCATTTCTTCCTAGTCGCTTTTTTATTATTTATTACCATTATCTATCTTACTTCGATGGTCAGTGTAGCCAGTATTTTATGTATGATTATGGTATCTATTGGTAGTTTTATTTTTCCAAAATATGTACCTTGGATTCTACCACATTTTAATTCTTTATTTTCAACGATTGCGATTGTTTTAACTATTTTTATTATCTATCGCCATCGCGATAACATTAAACGTATTATGAACGGAACAGAAAATAAAGTCTCTTTTGGATTAGGATATAAAAAAGAAAAGAAAAAATCATAA
- the parE gene encoding DNA topoisomerase IV subunit B: MSKKIQNEYNDSSIQVLEGLEAVRKRPGMYIGSTDSRGLHHLVYEIVDNAVDEILAGYGNEIQVQLHPDHSVTVRDFGRGMPTGMHPSGKSTIEVIFTVLHAGGKFNDTGAYKSSGGLHGVGASVVNALSSFLEVTVVREGEKYYQAFKDGGKPIQELTCQGKCEEPNGTTVHFLPDDKIFSTTHFSFDTLAQRLREAAFLLKGVTIQIEDQTPGKEQIERFCYEEGIKQFVEYLNEEKQTISPILDFSVAEEGIEVDCALQYNDGYNEQVLSFVNNVRTKDGGTHEAGMKGALTKTINEYAKRSGLLKEKDKKLEGTDVREGLTAIISVRIPEALLQFEGQTKGKLGTPIARTIVDRLLSTELMYYFQENSSIAQTIIQKAIRARDARESARKAREESRNGKKKKGKETSLSGKLTPAQGKDTTKNELYLVEGDSAGGSAKLGRDRKFQAILPLRGKVINTEKAKLADILKNEEINTMIYTIGAGVGNDFNVEESNYDKVIIMTDADTDGAHIQILLLTFFYRYMRPLLEAGKVYIALPPLYKVEWTVKKEKKIAYAWTEEELKEVIGIKKNYHLQRYKGLGEMNAEQLWETTMDPETRTLIRVKIEDAVLAEKQVVTLMGDKVEKRREWIEKNVSFTLDDQQGDLD, translated from the coding sequence ATGTCAAAAAAAATTCAAAATGAATATAATGATTCTTCGATCCAAGTATTAGAAGGATTAGAAGCAGTAAGAAAACGTCCAGGAATGTATATTGGCTCCACAGATAGCCGTGGATTACATCACTTAGTGTATGAAATTGTTGATAATGCCGTTGATGAAATCTTAGCTGGATATGGAAATGAAATTCAAGTTCAATTACATCCTGATCATAGTGTCACCGTACGTGACTTTGGGCGCGGCATGCCAACAGGAATGCATCCTTCTGGTAAGTCAACGATTGAAGTGATTTTCACTGTTTTACATGCAGGAGGAAAATTTAATGATACTGGAGCTTATAAATCTTCTGGAGGGCTCCATGGGGTAGGAGCTAGCGTAGTCAATGCTCTTTCTAGTTTTTTAGAAGTTACCGTTGTGCGTGAAGGGGAAAAATATTATCAAGCCTTTAAAGATGGAGGAAAACCCATTCAAGAATTAACATGTCAAGGAAAATGCGAAGAACCGAATGGAACCACTGTCCATTTTTTACCTGATGATAAAATTTTTAGTACCACTCATTTTTCTTTTGACACATTGGCACAGCGGTTACGAGAAGCGGCGTTCCTTTTAAAAGGAGTAACGATTCAAATTGAAGACCAAACTCCTGGCAAAGAACAAATTGAACGATTCTGTTATGAGGAAGGAATTAAGCAATTTGTGGAATATCTAAATGAGGAAAAACAGACGATTTCTCCTATTTTAGATTTTTCTGTCGCAGAAGAAGGAATCGAAGTAGATTGTGCTTTACAATATAATGATGGTTATAATGAGCAGGTCCTTTCTTTTGTTAATAATGTGCGAACCAAAGATGGAGGAACACATGAAGCTGGAATGAAAGGAGCATTAACGAAAACTATCAATGAATATGCAAAACGTAGTGGCCTTTTAAAAGAAAAAGATAAAAAATTAGAAGGTACCGATGTACGTGAGGGATTGACAGCGATTATTTCTGTTCGTATTCCAGAAGCTTTACTACAATTTGAAGGTCAAACGAAAGGAAAATTAGGAACCCCAATCGCCCGTACGATTGTTGATCGTTTATTAAGTACAGAGTTAATGTATTATTTCCAAGAAAATTCTTCGATTGCTCAAACGATTATCCAAAAAGCGATTCGTGCTCGTGATGCACGTGAGTCTGCCCGTAAAGCACGAGAAGAAAGTCGTAATGGGAAGAAGAAAAAAGGAAAAGAAACATCTCTTTCTGGAAAATTAACTCCTGCGCAAGGAAAGGATACAACAAAAAATGAACTATACTTAGTCGAAGGGGATTCAGCAGGAGGATCTGCTAAATTAGGACGAGATCGCAAATTCCAAGCGATTTTACCGCTGCGTGGAAAAGTCATTAATACAGAGAAAGCTAAATTAGCAGATATTTTAAAGAATGAAGAAATTAATACAATGATTTATACCATCGGTGCTGGTGTAGGAAATGATTTTAATGTTGAAGAAAGTAATTACGACAAAGTAATCATTATGACCGATGCGGATACAGATGGAGCCCATATTCAAATTCTATTATTAACTTTCTTTTATCGTTATATGCGTCCTTTATTGGAAGCAGGAAAAGTATATATTGCCCTTCCTCCGTTATACAAAGTGGAGTGGACGGTTAAAAAAGAGAAAAAAATTGCTTATGCTTGGACGGAAGAAGAATTAAAAGAAGTGATTGGGATTAAGAAGAATTATCACTTACAACGTTATAAAGGATTAGGTGAAATGAACGCAGAACAATTATGGGAAACGACGATGGATCCTGAAACAAGAACGTTAATTCGTGTGAAAATTGAAGATGCAGTACTAGCAGAAAAACAAGTCGTTACTTTAATGGGAGATAAAGTAGAAAAACGCCGAGAATGGATTGAAAAAAATGTTTCTTTTACTTTAGATGACCAACAAGGAGATTTAGATTAA
- the parC gene encoding DNA topoisomerase IV subunit A, whose translation MHHSGIKEKTLEEVMGDRFGRYSKYIIQERALPDIRDGLKPVQRRILYAMFLDGNTFDKGFRKSAKAVGNIMGNYHPHGDSSIYEAMVRMSQDWKLREPLIEMHGNNGSMDGDPAAAMRYTEARLSALSSELLTEIDKETVDMVWNFDDTAKEPTVLPAKFPNLLINGSTGISAGYATEIPTHNLKEVIEGLIYLLKHPDATVDELMNYIPGPDFPTGGILMGKEQLKKAYETGKGKVILRAKTEIEKGKGNRTQIVVTEIPYEVNKANLVKKIDEIRLQKKIDGIVEVRDETDRTGLRIVVELKKDAEAENILNYLFKNTDLQINYHFNMVAIDHQRPVQVGLKRILSAYIEHRKEVIYKRTAFDHEKKAHRLHIVEGLIRALSILDEIIAMIRGSKNRKEAQEHLVTDFSFTKVQAEAIIVMPLYRLTNTDVTTLEKEQKQLTKELQQLEKIMQDEKELEKVLVKEWKQIIKEYASERKTKIEAEIAELTITEEQLIPSENTMVAITKNGYLKRSSLRSVQSSGGVTACGKREEDDFIFMEEVNTRDFLYLLTNKGKMIYRPVYEVIDTKWKEVGDHITESISNLEEEEEIQYVFHFTSLPIEERLLFVTRQGLVKQMSWEELRPWRTYRTKAQICYKWKEENESFLWVTSLSQQKNFTLYLFTHLGYSLAYPTTEIALTKTKASGIKAINLKDGDDLVSAFVMEDEGILSTSLVTVTQRGAMKQMPLLEIPIQKRAQRGILVLKKIKSQPHFLVYAAPIQENEVVTYETKNGYIAKVEVENIRNHQRESNGTMMIDEKVEGEIISAQVLPQNEAEEII comes from the coding sequence ATGCATCATAGTGGCATTAAAGAAAAAACATTAGAAGAAGTTATGGGCGATCGTTTTGGTCGTTATTCAAAATATATTATTCAAGAGCGAGCGTTACCGGATATTCGCGATGGGTTGAAACCTGTACAGCGCCGTATTTTATATGCGATGTTTTTAGATGGTAATACTTTTGATAAAGGTTTCCGTAAGTCTGCTAAAGCTGTCGGAAATATTATGGGGAATTATCATCCACATGGAGATAGCAGTATTTATGAAGCTATGGTCCGTATGAGTCAAGATTGGAAATTACGTGAGCCATTAATTGAAATGCACGGGAATAACGGAAGTATGGATGGAGACCCTGCTGCGGCGATGCGTTATACAGAAGCTCGTTTATCTGCGTTGAGCAGTGAGTTATTAACAGAAATTGATAAAGAAACCGTAGATATGGTTTGGAACTTTGATGATACAGCAAAAGAACCTACAGTATTACCAGCAAAATTTCCTAATTTATTAATTAATGGCTCTACTGGAATTTCTGCAGGATATGCGACAGAAATTCCAACGCACAATTTAAAAGAAGTTATCGAAGGATTGATTTATCTTTTAAAACATCCAGACGCGACAGTAGATGAATTAATGAATTATATTCCTGGACCTGATTTCCCAACGGGTGGAATTTTAATGGGAAAAGAGCAATTAAAGAAAGCTTATGAAACAGGAAAAGGAAAAGTTATCTTACGTGCCAAAACAGAGATTGAAAAAGGGAAAGGCAATCGGACACAAATTGTAGTCACTGAAATCCCTTATGAGGTAAATAAAGCAAACTTAGTTAAAAAAATAGATGAAATTCGTTTACAAAAGAAAATTGATGGCATTGTGGAAGTTCGCGATGAAACCGATCGTACTGGATTAAGAATCGTTGTAGAACTAAAAAAAGATGCAGAAGCAGAGAATATTTTAAACTATTTATTTAAAAATACGGATTTACAGATCAATTATCACTTTAATATGGTAGCTATTGATCACCAACGTCCCGTTCAAGTAGGATTAAAACGAATTTTATCTGCTTATATTGAGCATCGTAAAGAAGTAATCTATAAACGCACTGCTTTTGACCATGAAAAGAAAGCACATCGTCTACATATCGTTGAAGGGTTAATTCGAGCTTTAAGTATTTTAGATGAAATTATTGCGATGATTCGTGGTAGTAAAAATCGTAAAGAAGCTCAAGAGCACTTAGTGACTGATTTTTCATTTACTAAAGTACAAGCTGAAGCAATTATTGTGATGCCATTATATCGTTTAACGAATACAGATGTAACTACGTTGGAAAAAGAGCAAAAGCAATTAACCAAAGAATTGCAACAACTAGAAAAAATTATGCAAGATGAGAAAGAATTAGAAAAAGTACTTGTTAAAGAATGGAAACAAATCATTAAAGAGTATGCTTCTGAGCGTAAAACAAAAATTGAAGCAGAAATTGCAGAGTTAACCATTACAGAGGAACAATTAATTCCTTCTGAAAATACCATGGTTGCAATTACGAAAAACGGTTATTTGAAACGTAGTAGTTTACGTAGTGTCCAATCCTCTGGTGGAGTAACTGCTTGCGGAAAACGAGAAGAAGATGACTTTATTTTTATGGAAGAAGTGAATACAAGAGACTTCTTATATCTGTTAACAAATAAAGGGAAAATGATTTATCGTCCTGTTTATGAAGTGATTGATACCAAATGGAAAGAAGTTGGAGATCATATTACAGAAAGTATTAGTAATTTAGAAGAAGAGGAAGAAATTCAATATGTCTTCCATTTTACTAGTTTGCCAATTGAAGAACGATTATTATTTGTTACCCGTCAAGGACTAGTTAAACAAATGAGTTGGGAAGAATTACGTCCTTGGCGTACCTATCGAACAAAAGCGCAAATTTGCTATAAATGGAAAGAAGAGAATGAATCTTTCCTTTGGGTAACTAGTCTTTCACAACAAAAAAACTTTACTTTATATCTGTTTACTCATCTAGGATATAGTTTAGCGTATCCTACCACAGAAATTGCTTTAACAAAAACAAAAGCTAGTGGCATTAAAGCAATAAATTTAAAAGATGGAGATGATTTAGTATCTGCTTTTGTAATGGAAGATGAAGGCATTTTATCTACATCTCTAGTAACGGTAACGCAACGTGGCGCGATGAAACAAATGCCATTATTAGAAATTCCGATTCAGAAAAGAGCACAACGAGGAATTTTAGTTTTGAAAAAAATTAAGAGCCAACCTCATTTCTTAGTGTATGCTGCACCGATTCAAGAAAATGAAGTGGTTACTTATGAAACAAAAAATGGTTATATTGCTAAAGTAGAAGTTGAAAATATTCGTAATCATCAACGAGAAAGCAATGGAACGATGATGATTGATGAAAAAGTAGAAGGAGAAATTATTTCTGCTCAAGTTTTACCGCAAAATGAAGCGGAGGAGATTATTTAA
- a CDS encoding phosphopantothenoylcysteine decarboxylase — protein sequence MKQEIVLITLGGTSEPIDSVREIRNQATGKLGILCAKKAVQLGYQVIVVVSTTVDSALLESLPSCVQVHRIQGVLDLQTTLKKILEQNTIEIVIHTMAVSDYFVAGAYNQDQQLLQGSKISSDEEVLWLKLEKAPKVIQEIKQWQKDVFLVGFKLLVDATKDELIQKAKAQEVAAKSDLVVINNLSEISETKHQADIVHEGKILATAQTKQELVEQLFSTIAKQRGEIK from the coding sequence ATGAAACAAGAAATCGTTCTAATTACTTTAGGAGGAACAAGTGAACCGATTGATTCTGTAAGAGAGATTCGAAATCAAGCAACAGGAAAACTAGGAATTCTTTGTGCTAAAAAAGCAGTACAATTAGGCTATCAAGTCATTGTTGTAGTAAGTACTACTGTAGATTCTGCTTTACTAGAATCTTTACCTTCTTGTGTGCAAGTCCATCGTATTCAAGGTGTATTAGACTTACAAACCACGTTGAAAAAAATTTTAGAACAAAATACCATTGAGATTGTCATCCATACGATGGCAGTGAGTGATTATTTTGTAGCAGGAGCTTATAATCAAGATCAACAATTATTGCAAGGAAGTAAAATTTCTTCAGATGAGGAAGTGCTTTGGTTGAAATTAGAAAAAGCACCCAAAGTCATTCAAGAAATTAAACAATGGCAAAAAGATGTATTCTTAGTTGGTTTTAAACTTTTAGTCGATGCAACAAAGGATGAACTAATCCAAAAAGCAAAAGCACAGGAAGTAGCAGCGAAAAGTGATTTAGTTGTAATTAATAATTTATCGGAAATTTCTGAAACAAAACATCAAGCAGATATTGTTCATGAAGGAAAAATTTTAGCGACTGCACAAACAAAACAAGAATTGGTAGAACAACTATTTTCTACAATTGCTAAACAAAGAGGGGAAATAAAATGA
- a CDS encoding flavoprotein: protein MKILLGISASISAYKVCDLVRQWTKEGHEVKVIMTQHATELVSPLTLKVLSKQEVGISMMEEENPSEIQHITFAQTCDVFVIAPASANIIGKLANGIADDLLSTMALAVPQRTAKYIAPAMNTVMYQNPAVQRNLQQLKEDGYQEIEPRSGELACGVTGKGALAEISTIIDAVKQNNKK from the coding sequence ATGAAAATTTTATTAGGAATATCGGCAAGTATTTCTGCTTATAAAGTTTGTGATTTAGTAAGACAATGGACTAAGGAAGGGCATGAAGTAAAGGTCATTATGACTCAACATGCGACAGAATTAGTTTCTCCTTTAACTCTTAAGGTTCTTTCAAAACAAGAAGTAGGGATTTCTATGATGGAAGAAGAAAATCCCTCTGAAATTCAACACATTACTTTTGCTCAAACCTGTGATGTTTTTGTCATTGCACCAGCAAGTGCAAATATTATTGGAAAACTAGCCAATGGCATTGCTGATGATCTACTATCGACGATGGCATTAGCAGTTCCTCAACGCACGGCCAAATATATTGCTCCTGCAATGAATACTGTAATGTATCAAAATCCAGCTGTGCAAAGAAATCTCCAACAATTAAAAGAGGACGGATATCAAGAAATTGAACCTCGTTCTGGGGAATTGGCTTGTGGAGTTACAGGAAAAGGAGCTTTGGCAGAAATCTCTACGATTATTGATGCGGTTAAACAAAATAACAAAAAATAG